The following coding sequences lie in one Primulina huaijiensis isolate GDHJ02 chromosome 2, ASM1229523v2, whole genome shotgun sequence genomic window:
- the LOC140964434 gene encoding clathrin interactor EPSIN 3-like isoform X2 — translation MKKAFDQTVRDIKREVNKKVLKVPSIEQKVLDATSNEPWGPHGSLLADIAQATRNYHEYQMIMGIIWKRINDTGKNWRHVYKGLTVLEYLVAHGSERVIDEIREHAYQISTLSDFQYIDSSGRDQGNNVRKKSQSIVALVNDKERIQEVRQKAAANRDKYRNSSMDNMYRPGSFSRSGGYGDKYDDDRYESRYGYRDDDRSGYGGERDFRYGDDREANYGGSYGREGDRYGRDYEDRYNRDGFRDDDYQGRGQRVDEYAYGSRSRSADPGRDRSYDDDGQYSSRGSGAKADDQSQDGSTTEKRLGRRYSEQNINVPPSYEEAVNATHIPTNSERDWENSMASGPRASSPSIVASPSHATVAAPLPAPASPPTLAAGATFPDSEKEVDGFDEFDPRGSFSAASTSSNVIGSATSADTKMDLLASLALVPVTQSTMTSEVKSRETFTSEATFAAMPSASSITDQLFADPFGDGPFKAIPSTYSVEGQRHQATTTNSFNFNPSLISGVQPVPQKAETEFPVTYDLNYVPSDPSGVQPHPRNQQSVQQDLSTFNQDDDILADILPPSVSSSVATSGFPTQLGQSSSQTSHPPQLLMSAPQSVQPTYPAKFPAQMASSQAGFQAPVGGQSVQSYTPNPNFYGSYQSQMVSTGPDTANIVPPSASRTPVQHNLHSQIGSAVPGASQFGPPAPQARPSMPSTPASRGFSAVVPQPAKDKFETKSTVWADTLSRGLVNLNISGSKTNPLADIGVDFDALNRKDKRMEKPMTASVASTTTMGKAMGSGSGMGRAGAGASAGAPRPSPNLVASGVNINTSGVRGAGMGIAGSYQVSQPMVREMKVGMAQGIPMQQQAGFPSASTVPGSYNPVMGTGNYSQRPYGGGY, via the exons ATGAAGAAGGCTTTTGATCAAACTGTTCGTGATAT TAAGAGAGAGGTTAATAAGAAAGTTCTTAAAGTCCCTTCAATCGAACAAAAG GTTCTAGATGCAACTAGCAATGAACCCTGGGGTCCTCATGGATCGCTTCTAGCTGATATTGCACAGGCGACAAGaaacta TCATGAGTATCAGATGATCATGGGAATCATATGGAAACGAATTAATGATACTGGAAAAAATTGGCGGCATGTATACAAG GGTTTAACTGTTTTGGAGTACTTGGTAGCGCACGGGTCGGAGCGTGTCATTGATGAGATTAGAGAGCATGCTTATCAGATATCA ACATTGTCCGATTTTCAATATATTGATTCCAGTGGGAGAGACCAGGGAAACAATGTAAGAAAGAAATCTCAGAGTATTGTGGCTCTTGTAAATGACAAGGAACGAATACAAGAGGTTCGTCAAAAGGCTGCTGCGAACAGAGACAA GTACCGCAACTCATCAATGGATAATATGTATCGGCCTGGTTCTTTCTCACGCTCAGGAGGATATGGAGATAAATACGACGATGATCGCTATGAAAGTCGATATGGATACAGAGACGATGACCGCAGTGGATATGGGGGAGAGAGAGATTTTCGGTATGGCGATGATAGGGAGGCTAATTATGGAGGCTCATATGGTCGTGAAGGGGACAGGTATGGTAGGGATTACGAGGATCGCTATAATCGAGACGGCTTTAGGGATGATGACTATCAAGGAAGAGGTCAAAGGGTTGACGAATATGCTTATGGGTCAAGAAGTAGAAGTGCTGATCCAGGCAGGGACCGTTCTTATGATGATGATGGCCAGTATTCTTCCAG AGGAAGTGGTGCCAAAGCTGATGATCAATCTCAAGATGGAAG TACTACGGAGAAGAGGCTTGGCCGTAGATATTCTGAGCAAAACATCAATGTTCCCCCTAGTTATGAGGAGGCCGTTAATGCTACACACATTCCAACTAATAGTGAGAG GGATTGGGAAAATTCGATGGCTTCTGGCCCGAGAGCATCCTCTCCTTCTATAGTGGCTAGTCCCAGCCATGCAACTGTAGCTGCCCCATTACCAGCCCCTGCTTCACCACCCACTCTAGCTGCAGGAGCTACCTTTCCGGACAGTGAGAAAGAGGTGGATGGCTTTGATGAATTTGATCCACGTGGTTCATTTTCCG CTGCCTCAACTAGTTCAAATGTTATTGGTTCCGCGACTTCTGCTGATACAAAAATGGATTTACTAGCTTCATTGGCTCTTGTTCCTGTTACTCAATCTACCATGACCTCTGAAGTAAAGTCCAGGGAAACCTTCACTTCTGAAGCCACATTTGCTGCCATGCCGTCAGCTTCTTCTATCACGGATCAG CTTTTTGCTGATCCATTTGGGGATGGTCCTTTTAAAGCTATCCCTTCGACGTATAGTGTAGAAGGTCAACGACACCAGGCTACAACCACAAATTCTTTCAATTTCAACCCCAGTCTAATCTCAGGTGTGCAACCAGTTCCTCAAAAGGCAGAGACTGAATTTCCGGTTACATATGATTTGAATTACGTGCCATCTGATCCTTCTGGTGTACAACCTCATCCTCGGAACCAGCAGTCTGTGCAGCAGGATTTGTCTACCTTCAACCAAGATGATGATATATTAGCAGATATTCTTCCCCCATCCGTGTCGTCATCTGTTGCCACTTCAGGTTTTCCCACTCAACTTGGCCAGTCTTCATCACAAACAAGTCATCCTCCTCAATTACTGATGAGTGCTCCTCAGAGTGTTCAACCCACGTACCCTGCAAAGTTTCCAGCTCAAATGGCTTCTTCACAGGCTGGTTTTCAGGCTCCTGTTGGTGGTCAGTCTGTACAGTCATATACTCCAAATCCAAACTTCTATGGGTCTTACCAGTCACAAATGGTATCTACAGGTCCAGACACTGCCAACATAGTTCCTCCTAGTGCTAGTAGAACCCCCGTGCAGCACAATTTACATTCACAAATAGGTTCTGCAGTTCCTGGAGCTTCACAATTTGGTCCTCCAGCGCCTCAAGCGCGGCCAAGTATGCCATCTACGCCAGCTTCTAGAGGGTTTTCTGCTGTGGTTCCTCAACCAGCAAAGGACAAGTTCGAGACAAAATCCACTGTTTGGGCTGACACTCTGAGCCGGGGACTGGTCAATTTGAATATATCTGGAT CTAAAACAAACCCACTAGCTGACATCGGAGTTGATTTTGATGCCCTAAATCGGAAGGACAAGAGGATGGAAAAACCTATGACAGCTTCAGTAGCATCTACCACAACTATGGGTAAGGCCATGGGATCTGGATCTGGTATGGGTCGAGCTGGTGCTGGTGCAAGCGCGGGCGCCCCAAGGCCTTCACCAAACCTCGTGGCTTCGGGTGTAAATATTAATACGAGCGGCGTTCGAGGTGCTGGCATGGGTATTGCAGGAAGCTATCAAGTAAGCCAACCGATGGTGCGGGAAATGAAAGTCGGCATGGCCCAAGGAATACCTATGCAACAGCAAGCAGGATTTCCTTCTGCATCCACAGTGCCCGGAAGCTATAATCCCGTGATGGGAACTGGTAATTATAGTCAAAGACCATATGGGGGTGGGTACTAG
- the LOC140964434 gene encoding clathrin interactor EPSIN 3-like isoform X3, translated as MKKAFDQTVRDIKREVNKKVLKVPSIEQKVLDATSNEPWGPHGSLLADIAQATRNYHEYQMIMGIIWKRINDTGKNWRHVYKGLTVLEYLVAHGSERVIDEIREHAYQISTLSDFQYIDSSGRDQGNNVRKKSQSIVALVNDKERIQEVRQKAAANRDKYRNSSMDNMYRPGSFSRSGGYGDKYDDDRYESRYGYRDDDRSGYGGERDFRYGDDREANYGGSYGREGDRYGRDYEDRYNRDGFRDDDYQGRGQRVDEYAYGSRSRSADPGRDRSYDDDGQYSSRGSGAKADDQSQDGRDWENSMASGPRASSPSIVASPSHATVAAPLPAPASPPTLAAGATFPDSEKEVDGFDEFDPRGSFSAASTSSNVIGSATSADTKMDLLASLALVPVTQSTMTSEVKSRETFTSEATFAAMPSASSITDQLFADPFGDGPFKAIPSTYSVEGQRHQATTTNSFNFNPSLISGVQPVPQKAETEFPVTYDLNYVPSDPSGVQPHPRNQQSVQQDLSTFNQDDDILADILPPSVSSSVATSGFPTQLGQSSSQTSHPPQLLMSAPQSVQPTYPAKFPAQMASSQAGFQAPVGGQSVQSYTPNPNFYGSYQSQMVSTGPDTANIVPPSASRTPVQHNLHSQIGSAVPGASQFGPPAPQARPSMPSTPASRGFSAVVPQPAKDKFETKSTVWADTLSRGLVNLNISGSKTNPLADIGVDFDALNRKDKRMEKPMTASVASTTTMGKAMGSGSGMGRAGAGASAGAPRPSPNLVASGVNINTSGVRGAGMGIAGSYQVSQPMVREMKVGMAQGIPMQQQAGFPSASTVPGSYNPVMGTGNYSQRPYGGGY; from the exons ATGAAGAAGGCTTTTGATCAAACTGTTCGTGATAT TAAGAGAGAGGTTAATAAGAAAGTTCTTAAAGTCCCTTCAATCGAACAAAAG GTTCTAGATGCAACTAGCAATGAACCCTGGGGTCCTCATGGATCGCTTCTAGCTGATATTGCACAGGCGACAAGaaacta TCATGAGTATCAGATGATCATGGGAATCATATGGAAACGAATTAATGATACTGGAAAAAATTGGCGGCATGTATACAAG GGTTTAACTGTTTTGGAGTACTTGGTAGCGCACGGGTCGGAGCGTGTCATTGATGAGATTAGAGAGCATGCTTATCAGATATCA ACATTGTCCGATTTTCAATATATTGATTCCAGTGGGAGAGACCAGGGAAACAATGTAAGAAAGAAATCTCAGAGTATTGTGGCTCTTGTAAATGACAAGGAACGAATACAAGAGGTTCGTCAAAAGGCTGCTGCGAACAGAGACAA GTACCGCAACTCATCAATGGATAATATGTATCGGCCTGGTTCTTTCTCACGCTCAGGAGGATATGGAGATAAATACGACGATGATCGCTATGAAAGTCGATATGGATACAGAGACGATGACCGCAGTGGATATGGGGGAGAGAGAGATTTTCGGTATGGCGATGATAGGGAGGCTAATTATGGAGGCTCATATGGTCGTGAAGGGGACAGGTATGGTAGGGATTACGAGGATCGCTATAATCGAGACGGCTTTAGGGATGATGACTATCAAGGAAGAGGTCAAAGGGTTGACGAATATGCTTATGGGTCAAGAAGTAGAAGTGCTGATCCAGGCAGGGACCGTTCTTATGATGATGATGGCCAGTATTCTTCCAG AGGAAGTGGTGCCAAAGCTGATGATCAATCTCAAGATGGAAG GGATTGGGAAAATTCGATGGCTTCTGGCCCGAGAGCATCCTCTCCTTCTATAGTGGCTAGTCCCAGCCATGCAACTGTAGCTGCCCCATTACCAGCCCCTGCTTCACCACCCACTCTAGCTGCAGGAGCTACCTTTCCGGACAGTGAGAAAGAGGTGGATGGCTTTGATGAATTTGATCCACGTGGTTCATTTTCCG CTGCCTCAACTAGTTCAAATGTTATTGGTTCCGCGACTTCTGCTGATACAAAAATGGATTTACTAGCTTCATTGGCTCTTGTTCCTGTTACTCAATCTACCATGACCTCTGAAGTAAAGTCCAGGGAAACCTTCACTTCTGAAGCCACATTTGCTGCCATGCCGTCAGCTTCTTCTATCACGGATCAG CTTTTTGCTGATCCATTTGGGGATGGTCCTTTTAAAGCTATCCCTTCGACGTATAGTGTAGAAGGTCAACGACACCAGGCTACAACCACAAATTCTTTCAATTTCAACCCCAGTCTAATCTCAGGTGTGCAACCAGTTCCTCAAAAGGCAGAGACTGAATTTCCGGTTACATATGATTTGAATTACGTGCCATCTGATCCTTCTGGTGTACAACCTCATCCTCGGAACCAGCAGTCTGTGCAGCAGGATTTGTCTACCTTCAACCAAGATGATGATATATTAGCAGATATTCTTCCCCCATCCGTGTCGTCATCTGTTGCCACTTCAGGTTTTCCCACTCAACTTGGCCAGTCTTCATCACAAACAAGTCATCCTCCTCAATTACTGATGAGTGCTCCTCAGAGTGTTCAACCCACGTACCCTGCAAAGTTTCCAGCTCAAATGGCTTCTTCACAGGCTGGTTTTCAGGCTCCTGTTGGTGGTCAGTCTGTACAGTCATATACTCCAAATCCAAACTTCTATGGGTCTTACCAGTCACAAATGGTATCTACAGGTCCAGACACTGCCAACATAGTTCCTCCTAGTGCTAGTAGAACCCCCGTGCAGCACAATTTACATTCACAAATAGGTTCTGCAGTTCCTGGAGCTTCACAATTTGGTCCTCCAGCGCCTCAAGCGCGGCCAAGTATGCCATCTACGCCAGCTTCTAGAGGGTTTTCTGCTGTGGTTCCTCAACCAGCAAAGGACAAGTTCGAGACAAAATCCACTGTTTGGGCTGACACTCTGAGCCGGGGACTGGTCAATTTGAATATATCTGGAT CTAAAACAAACCCACTAGCTGACATCGGAGTTGATTTTGATGCCCTAAATCGGAAGGACAAGAGGATGGAAAAACCTATGACAGCTTCAGTAGCATCTACCACAACTATGGGTAAGGCCATGGGATCTGGATCTGGTATGGGTCGAGCTGGTGCTGGTGCAAGCGCGGGCGCCCCAAGGCCTTCACCAAACCTCGTGGCTTCGGGTGTAAATATTAATACGAGCGGCGTTCGAGGTGCTGGCATGGGTATTGCAGGAAGCTATCAAGTAAGCCAACCGATGGTGCGGGAAATGAAAGTCGGCATGGCCCAAGGAATACCTATGCAACAGCAAGCAGGATTTCCTTCTGCATCCACAGTGCCCGGAAGCTATAATCCCGTGATGGGAACTGGTAATTATAGTCAAAGACCATATGGGGGTGGGTACTAG
- the LOC140964434 gene encoding clathrin interactor EPSIN 3-like isoform X1: protein MKKAFDQTVRDIKREVNKKVLKVPSIEQKVLDATSNEPWGPHGSLLADIAQATRNYHEYQMIMGIIWKRINDTGKNWRHVYKGLTVLEYLVAHGSERVIDEIREHAYQISTLSDFQYIDSSGRDQGNNVRKKSQSIVALVNDKERIQEVRQKAAANRDKYRNSSMDNMYRPGSFSRSGGYGDKYDDDRYESRYGYRDDDRSGYGGERDFRYGDDREANYGGSYGREGDRYGRDYEDRYNRDGFRDDDYQGRGQRVDEYAYGSRSRSADPGRDRSYDDDGQYSSRGSGAKADDQSQDGSTTEKRLGRRYSEQNINVPPSYEEAVNATHIPTNSESGRDWENSMASGPRASSPSIVASPSHATVAAPLPAPASPPTLAAGATFPDSEKEVDGFDEFDPRGSFSAASTSSNVIGSATSADTKMDLLASLALVPVTQSTMTSEVKSRETFTSEATFAAMPSASSITDQLFADPFGDGPFKAIPSTYSVEGQRHQATTTNSFNFNPSLISGVQPVPQKAETEFPVTYDLNYVPSDPSGVQPHPRNQQSVQQDLSTFNQDDDILADILPPSVSSSVATSGFPTQLGQSSSQTSHPPQLLMSAPQSVQPTYPAKFPAQMASSQAGFQAPVGGQSVQSYTPNPNFYGSYQSQMVSTGPDTANIVPPSASRTPVQHNLHSQIGSAVPGASQFGPPAPQARPSMPSTPASRGFSAVVPQPAKDKFETKSTVWADTLSRGLVNLNISGSKTNPLADIGVDFDALNRKDKRMEKPMTASVASTTTMGKAMGSGSGMGRAGAGASAGAPRPSPNLVASGVNINTSGVRGAGMGIAGSYQVSQPMVREMKVGMAQGIPMQQQAGFPSASTVPGSYNPVMGTGNYSQRPYGGGY, encoded by the exons ATGAAGAAGGCTTTTGATCAAACTGTTCGTGATAT TAAGAGAGAGGTTAATAAGAAAGTTCTTAAAGTCCCTTCAATCGAACAAAAG GTTCTAGATGCAACTAGCAATGAACCCTGGGGTCCTCATGGATCGCTTCTAGCTGATATTGCACAGGCGACAAGaaacta TCATGAGTATCAGATGATCATGGGAATCATATGGAAACGAATTAATGATACTGGAAAAAATTGGCGGCATGTATACAAG GGTTTAACTGTTTTGGAGTACTTGGTAGCGCACGGGTCGGAGCGTGTCATTGATGAGATTAGAGAGCATGCTTATCAGATATCA ACATTGTCCGATTTTCAATATATTGATTCCAGTGGGAGAGACCAGGGAAACAATGTAAGAAAGAAATCTCAGAGTATTGTGGCTCTTGTAAATGACAAGGAACGAATACAAGAGGTTCGTCAAAAGGCTGCTGCGAACAGAGACAA GTACCGCAACTCATCAATGGATAATATGTATCGGCCTGGTTCTTTCTCACGCTCAGGAGGATATGGAGATAAATACGACGATGATCGCTATGAAAGTCGATATGGATACAGAGACGATGACCGCAGTGGATATGGGGGAGAGAGAGATTTTCGGTATGGCGATGATAGGGAGGCTAATTATGGAGGCTCATATGGTCGTGAAGGGGACAGGTATGGTAGGGATTACGAGGATCGCTATAATCGAGACGGCTTTAGGGATGATGACTATCAAGGAAGAGGTCAAAGGGTTGACGAATATGCTTATGGGTCAAGAAGTAGAAGTGCTGATCCAGGCAGGGACCGTTCTTATGATGATGATGGCCAGTATTCTTCCAG AGGAAGTGGTGCCAAAGCTGATGATCAATCTCAAGATGGAAG TACTACGGAGAAGAGGCTTGGCCGTAGATATTCTGAGCAAAACATCAATGTTCCCCCTAGTTATGAGGAGGCCGTTAATGCTACACACATTCCAACTAATAGTGAGAG TGGCAGGGATTGGGAAAATTCGATGGCTTCTGGCCCGAGAGCATCCTCTCCTTCTATAGTGGCTAGTCCCAGCCATGCAACTGTAGCTGCCCCATTACCAGCCCCTGCTTCACCACCCACTCTAGCTGCAGGAGCTACCTTTCCGGACAGTGAGAAAGAGGTGGATGGCTTTGATGAATTTGATCCACGTGGTTCATTTTCCG CTGCCTCAACTAGTTCAAATGTTATTGGTTCCGCGACTTCTGCTGATACAAAAATGGATTTACTAGCTTCATTGGCTCTTGTTCCTGTTACTCAATCTACCATGACCTCTGAAGTAAAGTCCAGGGAAACCTTCACTTCTGAAGCCACATTTGCTGCCATGCCGTCAGCTTCTTCTATCACGGATCAG CTTTTTGCTGATCCATTTGGGGATGGTCCTTTTAAAGCTATCCCTTCGACGTATAGTGTAGAAGGTCAACGACACCAGGCTACAACCACAAATTCTTTCAATTTCAACCCCAGTCTAATCTCAGGTGTGCAACCAGTTCCTCAAAAGGCAGAGACTGAATTTCCGGTTACATATGATTTGAATTACGTGCCATCTGATCCTTCTGGTGTACAACCTCATCCTCGGAACCAGCAGTCTGTGCAGCAGGATTTGTCTACCTTCAACCAAGATGATGATATATTAGCAGATATTCTTCCCCCATCCGTGTCGTCATCTGTTGCCACTTCAGGTTTTCCCACTCAACTTGGCCAGTCTTCATCACAAACAAGTCATCCTCCTCAATTACTGATGAGTGCTCCTCAGAGTGTTCAACCCACGTACCCTGCAAAGTTTCCAGCTCAAATGGCTTCTTCACAGGCTGGTTTTCAGGCTCCTGTTGGTGGTCAGTCTGTACAGTCATATACTCCAAATCCAAACTTCTATGGGTCTTACCAGTCACAAATGGTATCTACAGGTCCAGACACTGCCAACATAGTTCCTCCTAGTGCTAGTAGAACCCCCGTGCAGCACAATTTACATTCACAAATAGGTTCTGCAGTTCCTGGAGCTTCACAATTTGGTCCTCCAGCGCCTCAAGCGCGGCCAAGTATGCCATCTACGCCAGCTTCTAGAGGGTTTTCTGCTGTGGTTCCTCAACCAGCAAAGGACAAGTTCGAGACAAAATCCACTGTTTGGGCTGACACTCTGAGCCGGGGACTGGTCAATTTGAATATATCTGGAT CTAAAACAAACCCACTAGCTGACATCGGAGTTGATTTTGATGCCCTAAATCGGAAGGACAAGAGGATGGAAAAACCTATGACAGCTTCAGTAGCATCTACCACAACTATGGGTAAGGCCATGGGATCTGGATCTGGTATGGGTCGAGCTGGTGCTGGTGCAAGCGCGGGCGCCCCAAGGCCTTCACCAAACCTCGTGGCTTCGGGTGTAAATATTAATACGAGCGGCGTTCGAGGTGCTGGCATGGGTATTGCAGGAAGCTATCAAGTAAGCCAACCGATGGTGCGGGAAATGAAAGTCGGCATGGCCCAAGGAATACCTATGCAACAGCAAGCAGGATTTCCTTCTGCATCCACAGTGCCCGGAAGCTATAATCCCGTGATGGGAACTGGTAATTATAGTCAAAGACCATATGGGGGTGGGTACTAG
- the LOC140964445 gene encoding 15-cis-zeta-carotene isomerase, chloroplastic codes for MANSVLLTHPHSVPLRPPQYTKILQFQHPFSLSRHKPNLFQTLSPKSLNFYTKKSFVRVLEQEGTDASSPAPDLLGEDSAEFLLSKQKISSWLYFSGVLGVVLYVLNFAWIDNSTGFGKPFVDAVSGISDSPEVVMLALTFIFAIVHSGLASVRDTGEKLIGERAFRVLFAGLSLPLAVSTVVYFINHRYDGVQLWQVQDAPGLHEILWLSNFISFFFLYPSTFNLLEVAAVDKPKMHLWETGIMRITRHPQMVGQVIWCIAHTIWIGNSVALAASVGLIAHHLFGVWNGDRRLAIRYGEAFEVLKSRTSITPFAAILEGRQKLPKDYYKEFLRLPYLSITALTLGAYFAHPLMQAASFRLHW; via the exons ATGGCGAACTCTGTTCTTCTCACCCACCCTCACTCTGTTCCTCTTCGTCCTCCCCAGTACACCAAGATTCTCCAGTTTCAGCATCCCTTTTCTCTGTCTCGACACAAACCCAACCTTTTCCAAACCTTGTCACCCAAGTCCCTTAATTTTTACACCAAGAAATCTTTCGTACGAGTCCTGGAACAGGAAGGAACCGATGCTTCTTCCCCTGCCCCTGATTTGTTAGGGGAAGATTCTGCTGAATTCTTGTTGTCCAAACAGAAAATTTCGTCTTGGCTTTATTTCTCTGGGGTTTTGGGTGTCGTTCTATATGTTCTTAACTTTGCTTGGATTGACAATTCCACCGGCTTTGGTAAGCCCTTCGTTGATGCTGTTTCCGGCATTTCCGACAGCCCTGAG gTTGTCATGTTAGCTCTTACTTTCATTTTTGCCATTGTCCATAGTGGCTTAGCCAGTGTTAGAGATACAGGTGAGAAACTCATAGGAGAACGAGCATTCCGTGTATTATTTGCTGGTTTATCTCTTCCATTAGCAGTTAGTACCGTG GTATATTTCATCAATCACAGATACGATGGCGTGCAGTTGTGGCAAGTGCAGGATGCTCCTGGACTTCATGAAATTCTTTGgttgtcaaattttatttctttctttttcctttaTCCATCGACGTTCAATTTGTTAGAGGTTGCAGCAGTTGATAAGCCCAAAATGCATCTTTGGGAAACTGGAATTATGAGAATTACAAGGCACCCACAG ATGGTTGGACAGGTAATTTGGTGCATAGCTCACACAATCTGGATTGGGAATTCAGTTGCATTAGCAGCCTCTGTAGGTCTGATCGCGCACCACTTATTCGGTGTTTGGAATGGAGATCGAAGAttagccattcggtatggtgaaGCTTTTGAAGTTTTAAAGAGCAGAACTAGTATTACTCCATTTGCTGCTATTCTTGAAGGTCGACAAAAGCTTCCcaaggactactataaggagttTCTGCGGTTGCCGTATCTTTCGATCACAGCTTTGACCTTGGGGGCATATTTTGCTCACCCACTTATGCAAGCTGCCAGTTTTCGACTTCACTGGTAA
- the LOC140964455 gene encoding uncharacterized protein, with the protein MDYGLAALKLLCVHLRRAAATTSQNAYTLGGILFQRAWLQGVLVSTAESDEGGGGRYLLDDGTGVIELFLSGDFRSRRLEKGMYIMVVGGYSLCAGDLPMIKVHKLVDLSAFPDRESMWYLEVMETFKLFYQPMFQH; encoded by the exons ATGGATTACGGTCTGGCAGCACTGAAGCTACTCTGCGTACACCTGAGACGCGCCGCCGCAACGACGTCACAGAATGCCTACACTCTCGGCGGAATTCTCTTTCAACGTGCTTGGCTACAG GGCGTTCTCGTTTCGACAGCTGAATCTGACGAAGGCGGAGGCGGTCGATACCTCCTCGACGATGGAACGGGCGTCATTGAGCTCTTCCTCTCTGGCGACTTTCGCAGTCGCCGTTTGGAAAAAG GAATGTACATAATGGTGGTTGGAGGCTATTCTCTTTGTGCGGGTGATCTTCCAATGATTAAG GTTCATAAACTTGTTGATCTTTCTGCATTTCCGGATAGGGAATCAATGTGGTATCTTGAAGTCATGGAGACTTTCAAGCTCTTTTACCAACCTATGTTCCAACACTGA
- the LOC140964464 gene encoding UDP-glycosyltransferase 92A1: protein MKINQGTGEEEQQQQQHIVMLPFMAQGHLIPFLALSNRIKQRFGFEITIATTQLNVQYLKSAIAKNSEVPQTRQSDIHLFELPFDSSQHGLPPNIENTESLPLNQIIDLCHASTSLETPFRSLISDISIKYGGPPLCIISDVFMGWATEVASSCGTVNVTFTTGGAYGTAAYVSLWENLPHRLTQSDEFNLPGFPDSCRFHLSQLHPFSRAADGTDSWSRFFQPQIRLSLNSFGWLCNSAEEIEQFGVDLLRKYSKLPVWCIGPLLPPAMLTRKPTRVIGQQTGRKPGLSPEKCMEWLDSKPESSVLYISFGSQNTISTTHMMALATGLEESRTPFIWVIRPPIGFSLECEFDSKWLPNGFEERIKNSNQGLMVHGWAPQLEILCHRSTAAFISHCGWNSTMESLSQGVPIIGWPLAAEQAYNVKMLVEEMEVCVELTRGTKSSLSKEDVIKAIDTVMGEGIKAVDMKKKAAEMGELIRSAVREDGIHEGSSVKEMDAFVSALISKNQGL, encoded by the coding sequence ATGAAAATCAACCAAGGCACCGGAGAGgaggagcagcagcagcagcagcacaTTGTTATGCTGCCTTTCATGGCGCAAGGCCATTTGATCCCTTTCTTAGCTCTTTCTAACAGAATCAAGCAAAGATTTGGCTTCGAAATCACCATTGCAACTACTCAACTTAATGTTCAGTACCTCAAATCCGCCATAGCCAAAAACTCGGAAGTCCCACAAACGAGACAGTCCGATATCCATCTCTTTGAACTCCCTTTCGATAGCAGCCAACATGGCCTCCCACCGAACATCGAGAACACAGAATCCTTGCCCCTTAACCAAATAATCGATCTCTGTCATGCCTCGACCTCCCTCGAAACCCCCTTCCGCAGCTTGATTTCCGATATATCGATCAAATATGGCGGCCCTCCTCTTTGCATAATCTCCGATGTTTTCATGGGCTGGGCTACTGAAGTTGCTAGCTCTTGCGGCACGGTGAATGTAACTTTCACCACTGGTGGCGCTTATGGGACCGCCGCTTATGTATCGTTGTGGGAAAATCTTCCCCACAGATTAACCCAAAGCGATGAGTTCAATCTTCCGGGTTTTCCAGATTCTTGCCGTTTTCATCTCAGCCAGTTGCATCCGTTCTCAAGAGCTGCAGATGGAACAGATTCCTGGTCAAGATTCTTCCAACCTCAGATTAGGCTCTCTCTAAATTCTTTCGGATGGCTGTGCAACTCCGCCGAAGAAATCGAACAGTTCGGAGTAGATCTTCTCAGGAAGTACTCAAAACTCCCGGTCTGGTGCATCGGGCCACTCCTTCCACCAGCAATGCTGACTCGAAAACCAACGCGTGTGATTGGACAACAAACTGGAAGAAAACCAGGACTTTCCCCGGAGAAATGCATGGAATGGCTGGACTCAAAGCCCGAAAGCTCTGTTCTGTACATATCTTTCGGCTCTCAAAACACCATCAGCACTACACATATGATGGCATTAGCCACTGGTTTAGAGGAAAGTAGAACACCATTCATTTGGGTCATCAGGCCACCTATTGGATTCAGCTTAGAATGCGAGTTCGACTCGAAATGGCTACCCAACGGGTTCGAGGAACGAATAAAGAACAGCAACCAAGGACTAATGGTGCATGGATGGGCACCCCAGTTGGAAATTCTTTGCCATCGATCAACTGCGGCTTTTATAAGCCATTGTGGATGGAATTCAACCATGGAGAGCTTAAGCCAAGGAGTACCGATCATCGGGTGGCCACTGGCGGCAGAGCAGGCCTACAACGTGAAGATGTTGGTGGAGGAAATGGAAGTGTGTGTGGAGTTAACTAGAGGAACCAAGAGCAGTTTGAGCAAGGAGGATGTAATAAAAGCTATAGATACTGTAATGGGAGAAGGTATTAAAGCGGTGGATATGAAGAAAAAGGCGGCTGAAATGGGAGAGTTGATTAGATCCGCCGTTCGGGAAGACGGAATCCATGAAGGCTCCTCTGTTAAAGAAATGGATGCTTTTGTTTCTGCTCTCATCTCCAAGAACCAAGGGCTTTGA